DNA sequence from the Arthrobacter jinronghuae genome:
TCTTCACACTGCTACGTTACCGAATCCCGTCCGGCTCCACACTGCGCCCCGCACCACAACGGGTAAGCGGGCGGCCGGGATGGACCGCCCGCTTAGGCGGGCTCGGGGTAGGGAAAGGGAGCTATTTCCACCAGGTGTCGGAAACAGTGACGGGTACGGTGCGCTTGTGCCGGGTCATCACAAAGCGTGCCTCGATCTTTTCGGCGTCTTCGGCGGGGGTGTCCCCGCCTTCCAGATAGCCGTCGATGGTGTCGTAGCTCAGGCCCAGCTCGGTTTCATCGGTCTGGCCGGGCTTGTCGTCCAGCAGGTCGGCGGTGGGTGCCTTGCCGATGAGCTTTTCCGGGGCGCCCAGCTCCGTCAGCAGGGCCCGGTTCTGGCGCTTGTCCAGGCCGGAGAGCGGCAGCAGGTCCGCGCCGCCGTCGCCGAACTTCGTGAAGAATCCGGTGACGGATTCGGCGCCGTGGTCGGTGCCGATCACCAGGAGGTTGTGCTGGCCCGCCACTGCATACTGCGCGGTCATGCGCACCCGGGCCTTGATGTTGCCCTTGTTGAAGTCGGTGATT
Encoded proteins:
- the nadE gene encoding ammonia-dependent NAD(+) synthetase, translated to MRKLQAEIIAELGVHPTIDAAAEIRRRVDFLKDYLHASHTSGYVLGISGGVDSTLAGKLAQLAVDELKAEGTDAQFIALRLPYRVQHDEADAQAALEFIAPSKSLVYNVGPAVDGFEDEYVKMTGEKITDFNKGNIKARVRMTAQYAVAGQHNLLVIGTDHGAESVTGFFTKFGDGGADLLPLSGLDKRQNRALLTELGAPEKLIGKAPTADLLDDKPGQTDETELGLSYDTIDGYLEGGDTPAEDAEKIEARFVMTRHKRTVPVTVSDTWWK